Proteins encoded by one window of Streptomyces clavuligerus:
- a CDS encoding Lrp/AsnC family transcriptional regulator, whose protein sequence is MITAIVLIKTSVDRIPEIAESIAALDSVSEVFSVTGTYDLIAMVRVARHDDLADVIPGRISRIAGVEATDTHVAFRTYSQHDLEAAFAIGLDS, encoded by the coding sequence GTGATCACCGCGATCGTGCTCATCAAGACCAGCGTGGACCGCATCCCCGAGATCGCCGAGTCCATCGCGGCGCTGGACAGTGTCAGCGAGGTCTTCTCGGTCACCGGCACCTACGATCTGATCGCCATGGTCCGGGTGGCCCGCCACGACGACCTCGCCGATGTGATCCCCGGCCGGATCAGCAGGATCGCGGGCGTCGAGGCCACCGACACGCATGTGGCCTTCCGCACCTACTCCCAGCACGACCTGGAGGCGGCGTTCGCCATCGGTCTGGACTCCTGA
- a CDS encoding glycosyltransferase 87 family protein has protein sequence MRGVLGSTGLTVWILSRAVLLACVFGVVDFPGPDVTADVSVIYRGWYETLRSGSFPVGDVTWQYPPGAGPVLLAPAVLPFLDYAAAFFVLVFLCDGVVQALLGYAGRRPGGSVRGVWVWVVGVPLLGPTAYARYDLMVTAVAVAALVLGAGRPRVLGALAGLGALLKVWPLLLLTGVERGRATRLALGAAAAVAAGVALPLLALPGGWAFLTAQRDRGTEIESLGGLVFHGARYLGWDGRVLLHYGSVEFLGPGVPLVSALALGLAGAALGWLLLWRRRARAWPVEDAAFAAVLLFTTTSRVISPQYMLWLVGLAAMCLCAGASRMGRAAGLVLVATGVTVLEFPVFFAEVTASTPWGVGLLFLRNGLLVAATLYAAGALRRAGAESRAPRTAVGRA, from the coding sequence ATGAGAGGCGTGCTCGGCTCCACCGGGCTCACGGTGTGGATTCTCAGCAGGGCGGTACTGCTGGCGTGCGTCTTCGGGGTGGTCGACTTCCCGGGGCCGGACGTGACCGCCGATGTCTCGGTGATCTACCGGGGGTGGTACGAGACCCTGCGCTCCGGTTCCTTCCCGGTCGGCGACGTGACCTGGCAGTACCCGCCGGGCGCCGGGCCGGTGCTGCTCGCCCCCGCCGTCCTGCCGTTCCTGGACTACGCGGCGGCCTTCTTCGTTCTGGTGTTCCTGTGCGACGGGGTGGTCCAGGCGCTGCTGGGGTACGCGGGACGGCGGCCCGGCGGGTCCGTGCGCGGTGTGTGGGTGTGGGTCGTGGGCGTGCCGCTGCTCGGGCCGACCGCGTACGCCCGGTACGACCTGATGGTCACGGCGGTCGCGGTGGCCGCGCTGGTGCTCGGCGCGGGACGGCCGCGGGTGCTGGGGGCGCTGGCGGGGCTCGGGGCGCTGCTCAAGGTCTGGCCGCTGCTGTTGCTGACGGGGGTGGAACGGGGACGGGCCACCCGCCTGGCCCTCGGCGCGGCGGCGGCCGTCGCGGCGGGGGTGGCGCTGCCGCTGCTGGCGCTGCCCGGGGGCTGGGCCTTCCTGACGGCGCAGCGCGACCGAGGGACGGAGATCGAGTCGCTGGGCGGGCTCGTCTTCCACGGGGCGCGGTATCTCGGCTGGGACGGGCGGGTACTGCTGCACTACGGCTCGGTCGAGTTCCTGGGCCCCGGTGTGCCGCTGGTGTCGGCCCTGGCGCTGGGCCTCGCGGGGGCGGCGCTCGGCTGGCTGCTGCTGTGGCGGCGGCGGGCGCGGGCGTGGCCGGTGGAGGACGCGGCCTTCGCCGCGGTGCTGCTCTTCACGACGACCAGCCGGGTGATCAGCCCGCAGTACATGCTGTGGCTGGTCGGGCTGGCCGCGATGTGTCTGTGCGCCGGGGCGAGCCGGATGGGCCGCGCGGCGGGGCTCGTCCTCGTCGCGACGGGCGTGACGGTGCTGGAGTTCCCCGTCTTCTTCGCGGAGGTCACCGCGAGTACGCCCTGGGGGGTCGGTCTGCTGTTCCTGCGGAACGGGCTGCTCGTCGCGGCGACGCTGTACGCGGCGGGCGCGCTGCGGCGCGCCGGAGCGGAGTCCCGCGCCCCGCGCACCGCCGTCGGCCGAGCATGA
- a CDS encoding NlpC/P60 family protein, whose amino-acid sequence MASHRRPKQPSRARVTVLTATAAAAVALTSQTAQADPKPGKDAVKEKVDKLYTEAERATEKLNGAKEQQGKLQKQVDALQDRVARGQDELNELRDALGSVASAQYRSGGMDPALQLFLSSDPDDYLDQASALDQLGAKQTEAISDIQAKQRTLAQQREEAQEKLGDLADTRKELGSKKREVQGKLAEAQQLLNTLTAQERAELKRVEQERADRAQARAELAAKGSGGDSSGRESAGRPTGAAKPASGRVSSAYGAAQSKIGSPYVYGASGPNSFDCSGFTSWAFAQADVAIPRTSQAQAQIGTRISSQADLRVGDLVFFYSDLHHVGFYAGDGQILHSPRTGAVVRYESIDNMPYQFGVRV is encoded by the coding sequence GTGGCGTCCCACCGTCGTCCCAAGCAGCCGAGCCGCGCCCGGGTCACCGTGCTCACCGCGACCGCTGCCGCCGCCGTGGCCCTGACCTCCCAGACCGCCCAGGCCGACCCCAAGCCCGGCAAGGACGCGGTCAAGGAGAAGGTCGACAAGCTCTACACGGAGGCCGAGCGCGCCACCGAGAAGCTCAACGGCGCCAAGGAGCAGCAGGGCAAGCTCCAGAAGCAGGTCGACGCGCTCCAGGACCGGGTCGCCCGCGGCCAGGACGAGCTGAACGAGCTGCGGGACGCCCTCGGTTCGGTGGCCAGCGCCCAGTACCGCTCCGGCGGCATGGACCCGGCGCTCCAGCTCTTCCTCTCCTCCGACCCGGACGACTACCTCGACCAGGCGTCCGCGCTGGACCAGCTCGGCGCCAAGCAGACCGAGGCGATCAGCGACATCCAGGCCAAGCAGCGCACCCTGGCCCAGCAGCGCGAGGAGGCCCAGGAGAAGCTGGGCGACCTCGCCGACACCCGCAAGGAGCTGGGTTCCAAGAAGCGCGAGGTGCAGGGGAAGCTGGCCGAGGCGCAGCAGCTCCTCAACACCCTCACCGCGCAGGAGCGGGCCGAGCTGAAGCGGGTCGAGCAGGAGCGCGCCGACCGCGCCCAGGCCCGGGCCGAGCTGGCCGCGAAGGGCAGCGGCGGGGACAGCTCGGGACGGGAGAGCGCCGGTCGGCCGACGGGGGCGGCCAAGCCCGCGTCCGGCCGGGTCTCGTCCGCGTACGGCGCCGCCCAGAGCAAGATCGGATCGCCGTATGTCTACGGCGCGTCCGGCCCCAACTCGTTCGACTGCTCCGGCTTCACCTCCTGGGCCTTCGCCCAGGCCGACGTCGCCATCCCGCGCACCTCCCAGGCGCAGGCCCAGATCGGCACCCGGATCAGCTCGCAGGCCGATCTCCGCGTCGGCGACCTGGTGTTCTTCTACTCCGATCTGCACCACGTCGGCTTCTACGCGGGCGACGGCCAGATCCTGCACTCCCCGCGCACCGGCGCGGTGGTGCGGTACGAGTCCATCGACAACATGCCGTACCAGTTCGGGGTGCGGGTCTGA
- a CDS encoding sensor histidine kinase translates to MTTADPVRRWVSARLRIMLWLLLVMAVALGAVATATRSVLLRDVDHRINGLLVQEAAEFANFVEQGVDPRTGGRFTDPGELLKLFLVRQYADPDEELLGLVGRTGMHPATLEQHREVQAYEPLAKDRMALIEVFGSPQATGTVHRAFGDIHWAKTEIDAGPGQPPAAFVVAIHPEAEQGKANDVFTMLLAISGVALLMTTGIGWAVAGRILQPVRLVRTTAAQLTEQDLTRRIPVQGRDDIAALAETFNAMLDRLERAFAAQREFVDDAGHELRTPITIVRGHLELMGDDPAEREETVRIVMEELDRMSRIVEDLLLLAKAERPDFVTPEPVQLGELTADVFVKARALGDRTWQLAETVDDEARLDPQRITQAMVQLAQNAVQHTVPGQRVSIGSRSLEDGIELYVADSGPGVQPQDAEVIFERFRRGTARRGARATGAGLGLAIVKAIAEGHGGRVELRPTEGGGATFVLVLQQDLAQRDLVPPRDPREPRDPREATL, encoded by the coding sequence GTGACGACGGCTGACCCGGTACGCCGCTGGGTGTCCGCACGGCTGCGCATCATGCTCTGGCTGCTGCTGGTGATGGCGGTGGCCCTGGGCGCGGTCGCGACGGCCACCCGCTCCGTACTCCTCCGCGATGTGGACCATCGGATCAACGGGCTCCTGGTGCAGGAGGCCGCGGAGTTCGCCAACTTCGTCGAGCAGGGCGTGGACCCCCGTACCGGCGGCCGGTTCACCGACCCCGGCGAACTGCTGAAGCTGTTCCTCGTCCGGCAGTACGCCGACCCCGACGAGGAACTCCTCGGCCTCGTGGGGCGGACCGGCATGCACCCCGCGACGCTGGAGCAGCACCGCGAGGTGCAGGCGTACGAGCCGCTGGCCAAGGACCGCATGGCGCTGATCGAGGTCTTCGGCTCACCACAGGCCACCGGCACCGTGCACCGCGCCTTCGGCGACATCCACTGGGCGAAGACCGAGATCGACGCGGGCCCCGGCCAGCCCCCGGCCGCGTTCGTCGTCGCCATCCACCCGGAGGCCGAACAGGGCAAGGCGAACGATGTCTTCACCATGCTGCTCGCGATATCCGGCGTGGCCCTGCTGATGACCACCGGCATCGGCTGGGCCGTCGCCGGACGGATCCTCCAGCCCGTACGGCTGGTGCGCACCACCGCCGCCCAGCTCACCGAGCAGGACCTGACCCGGCGCATCCCCGTCCAGGGCCGCGACGACATAGCCGCGCTCGCCGAGACCTTCAACGCCATGCTGGACCGGCTGGAACGCGCCTTCGCCGCCCAGCGGGAGTTCGTCGACGACGCGGGCCACGAGCTGCGCACCCCCATCACCATCGTCCGCGGCCATCTGGAGCTGATGGGCGACGATCCGGCCGAACGGGAGGAGACCGTACGGATCGTGATGGAGGAGCTGGACCGGATGAGCCGGATCGTCGAGGACCTGCTGCTGCTGGCCAAGGCCGAGCGGCCCGACTTCGTCACCCCCGAACCCGTCCAGCTCGGGGAGTTGACCGCCGATGTCTTCGTCAAGGCGCGGGCGCTCGGCGACCGCACCTGGCAGCTCGCCGAGACCGTCGACGACGAGGCCCGGCTCGACCCCCAGCGGATCACCCAGGCGATGGTCCAGCTCGCGCAGAACGCCGTCCAGCACACCGTCCCCGGGCAGCGGGTCTCCATCGGCTCCCGCAGCCTGGAGGACGGCATCGAGCTGTATGTCGCCGACAGCGGGCCCGGGGTGCAGCCCCAGGACGCCGAGGTGATCTTCGAGCGGTTCCGGCGCGGCACCGCGCGGCGGGGCGCCCGCGCCACCGGGGCGGGACTCGGCCTCGCCATCGTGAAGGCCATAGCGGAGGGCCACGGCGGACGCGTCGAGCTGCGGCCCACCGAGGGCGGCGGCGCCACCTTCGTCCTCGTCCTCCAGCAGGACCTGGCCCAGCGCGACCTCGTACCCCCGCGAGACCCGAGAGAACCGAGAGACCCGAGAGAGGCGACCCTGTGA
- a CDS encoding C40 family peptidase: MASHRRPSPPTHRAAVLSAAAATAAVALGTTPAGADPGDSPRSARAAVDRLFADAERATERYNEAGERVARLRTAVARARDGVARGQERVNRMRQALGAVAMAQYRSGSMDPTLDLLFSADPESYLAGAEMLERLGERQHSVLHDLRHLQRELRQTRVEAVRDLAELERGRRDLARNKRVVERKLAAARTLLNSLSAPERDAYDRASRSGRTELPDLPGAVPASGRAGVALRAAQGALGRPYIWGATGPAGFDCSGLVQWSYAQAGVALPRTSQAQRFAGRPVPLSQAQPGDLITYRADASHIGLYAGNGRVLHAPYPGAAVRYDPVGMMPITAVTRV; the protein is encoded by the coding sequence GTGGCGTCCCATCGACGGCCCTCACCGCCCACCCACCGTGCCGCCGTGCTGTCCGCCGCCGCGGCCACGGCCGCCGTGGCCCTCGGGACCACCCCGGCGGGCGCGGACCCGGGCGACTCCCCGAGGAGCGCCCGTGCCGCCGTGGACCGGCTGTTCGCCGACGCCGAGCGCGCCACCGAGCGCTACAACGAGGCGGGCGAACGGGTCGCCCGGCTACGCACGGCGGTGGCGCGCGCCCGGGACGGCGTGGCGCGCGGCCAGGAACGCGTCAACCGGATGCGGCAGGCGCTGGGCGCGGTCGCGATGGCGCAGTACCGCTCCGGCAGCATGGACCCCACCCTCGACCTGCTCTTCTCCGCGGACCCCGAGAGTTATCTCGCCGGGGCGGAGATGCTGGAACGGCTCGGTGAACGCCAGCACTCCGTGCTCCACGACCTCCGCCATCTCCAGCGCGAGCTGCGGCAGACCCGCGTCGAGGCCGTACGGGACCTCGCCGAGCTGGAACGCGGACGGCGCGACCTCGCCCGGAACAAGCGGGTGGTCGAACGGAAGCTCGCCGCCGCCCGCACCCTCCTCAACTCGCTCTCCGCGCCGGAACGGGACGCGTACGACCGGGCCTCCCGCAGCGGGCGGACCGAGCTGCCCGACCTCCCCGGAGCGGTCCCCGCGTCCGGCAGGGCGGGGGTCGCGCTGCGCGCCGCGCAGGGGGCGCTCGGCCGCCCCTACATCTGGGGCGCCACCGGGCCCGCCGGTTTCGACTGCTCCGGGCTCGTCCAGTGGTCCTACGCCCAGGCGGGCGTGGCCCTGCCCCGCACCTCCCAGGCCCAGCGCTTCGCCGGGCGCCCCGTCCCGCTCTCCCAGGCCCAGCCCGGAGACCTGATCACCTACCGGGCCGACGCCAGCCACATCGGCCTGTACGCGGGCAACGGCCGGGTCCTCCACGCGCCCTACCCGGGGGCGGCGGTGCGGTACGACCCCGTGGGCATGATGCCCATCACCGCCGTGACCCGGGTCTGA
- a CDS encoding glycosyltransferase family 4 protein, translating into MHKTLIVTNDFPPRPGGIQAFLHNMALRLDPDRLVVYASTWKHGREGREATAAFDAEQPFTVVRDRTTMLLPTPRVTRRAAGLLREHGCESVWFGAAAPLGLMAPALRRAGARRLVATSHGHEAGWAQLPAARGTLRRIGEGTDTITYLGEYTRSRIAAALTPQAAARMVQLPPGVDEKTFHPGSGGALVRERLGLSDRPVVVCVSRLVPRKGQDTLIRALPAILAKVPDTVLLIVGGGPYEKELRALADNTGVAASVRFTGAVPWAELPAHYGAGDVFAMPCRTRRGGLDVEGLGIVYLEASATGLPVVAGDSGGAPDAVLDGETGWVVRGGSPEESADRIVALLQDPELRRRMGERGRRWVEEKWRWDLLAGTLRELL; encoded by the coding sequence ATGCACAAGACCCTGATCGTGACCAACGACTTCCCGCCCCGCCCCGGTGGCATCCAGGCTTTTCTGCACAACATGGCGCTGCGCCTGGACCCGGACCGGCTCGTCGTCTACGCCTCCACCTGGAAGCACGGCCGTGAGGGCCGGGAGGCGACCGCCGCGTTCGACGCGGAGCAGCCCTTCACCGTCGTCCGCGACCGCACGACGATGCTGCTGCCCACGCCCCGGGTCACCCGCCGCGCCGCCGGACTGCTGCGGGAGCACGGCTGCGAGTCGGTCTGGTTCGGCGCGGCGGCCCCCCTCGGGCTGATGGCCCCGGCGCTGCGCCGGGCCGGTGCCCGCAGACTGGTCGCGACCTCGCACGGGCACGAGGCGGGCTGGGCCCAGCTCCCGGCGGCGCGCGGGACGCTGCGCCGGATCGGGGAGGGCACGGACACGATCACCTATCTCGGCGAGTACACCCGTTCCCGGATCGCCGCCGCCCTCACCCCGCAGGCCGCCGCCCGGATGGTCCAGCTCCCGCCGGGCGTGGACGAGAAGACCTTCCACCCCGGCTCCGGCGGCGCGCTCGTCCGTGAGCGGCTCGGGCTCAGCGACCGTCCGGTGGTGGTCTGCGTCTCCCGGCTGGTGCCGCGCAAGGGCCAGGACACCCTGATCCGGGCCCTGCCCGCCATCCTGGCGAAGGTCCCGGACACCGTCCTGCTGATCGTCGGCGGCGGGCCGTACGAGAAGGAGCTGCGCGCCCTCGCCGACAACACCGGCGTCGCCGCGTCCGTCCGCTTCACCGGCGCGGTCCCCTGGGCGGAGCTGCCCGCCCACTACGGCGCGGGCGACGTCTTCGCCATGCCCTGCCGCACCCGCCGGGGCGGTCTCGACGTCGAAGGGCTCGGGATCGTCTATCTGGAGGCGTCCGCCACCGGGCTCCCGGTCGTCGCGGGCGACTCCGGCGGCGCCCCGGACGCGGTCCTCGACGGCGAGACGGGCTGGGTGGTCCGGGGCGGTTCCCCCGAGGAGTCGGCCGACCGGATCGTGGCCCTGCTCCAGGACCCCGAGCTGCGGCGCCGGATGGGGGAGCGGGGGCGGCGCTGGGTCGAGGAGAAGTGGCGCTGGGACCTGCTGGCGGGGACGCTGCGCGAGCTGCTCTGA
- a CDS encoding GMC oxidoreductase encodes MTPHLTRRQLMGAAALQTAAVLGFTRVGLSSAHAVEPPAAPHAPAVVIGSGYGAAVAALRLGLAGVPTLVLEMGRLWDTAGPDGKVFCPTITPDRRSMWFRTRTEAPLSTFLWLDVVNRRIDPYPGVLDRVNYGDMSVYVGRGVGGGSLVNGGMAVTPPRPYFSEVLPGVDAEAMYGTYFPRARRMLGVNEVDRSWFESTPWYRFSRVSRTHAARAGLGTVFVPNVYDFDYMRREAAGEVPRSALAGEVIYGNNHGKRSLDRTYLAAALATGRVTVETMSRVRALRPANTGGTGGAGGYVLTVERLDLSGRVTAVDEITTGRLFLGAGSLGTTELLLRARETGALPDLDPEVGRGWGHNGNVMTARANHLWDTVGAQQSTMPVLGIDDWNNPTHPVFAEIAPLPMGLEHWISLYLAITKNPERGHFTYDAATDSARLRWTRDQNEPSVAAARSLFDRINRANGTIHRYDLFGGNRKFADDFTYHPLGGCVLGRATDGYGRAKGHPGLYVVDGSLVPGSIGVNPFVTITALAERNMERIVQEDILG; translated from the coding sequence ATGACCCCACATCTGACGCGACGTCAACTCATGGGCGCAGCAGCCCTCCAGACCGCCGCCGTGCTCGGCTTCACCCGGGTCGGCCTCTCCTCGGCCCACGCCGTGGAGCCGCCCGCCGCGCCGCACGCCCCCGCCGTCGTCATCGGCTCCGGCTACGGCGCGGCGGTCGCCGCGCTGCGGCTGGGCCTCGCGGGTGTCCCGACCCTGGTCCTGGAGATGGGCCGGCTCTGGGACACGGCGGGCCCCGACGGCAAGGTCTTCTGTCCCACCATCACCCCGGACCGCCGTTCCATGTGGTTCCGCACCCGGACCGAGGCCCCGCTCTCGACCTTCCTCTGGCTCGATGTGGTCAACCGCCGCATCGACCCGTACCCGGGCGTTCTGGACCGGGTCAACTACGGTGACATGTCCGTCTATGTGGGTCGGGGTGTCGGGGGCGGCTCCCTCGTCAACGGCGGTATGGCGGTCACACCGCCCCGCCCGTACTTCTCCGAGGTGCTCCCCGGGGTCGACGCCGAAGCGATGTACGGCACCTACTTCCCGCGCGCCCGCCGGATGCTGGGGGTGAACGAGGTCGACCGGAGCTGGTTCGAGTCCACCCCCTGGTACCGCTTCTCCCGGGTCTCCCGCACCCACGCCGCCCGCGCGGGCCTCGGCACCGTCTTCGTCCCCAACGTCTACGACTTCGACTACATGCGGCGCGAGGCGGCGGGCGAGGTGCCCAGGTCGGCGCTGGCGGGCGAGGTCATCTACGGCAACAACCACGGCAAGCGCAGCCTCGACCGCACCTATCTGGCCGCCGCGCTCGCCACCGGCCGGGTGACCGTCGAGACCATGAGCCGGGTGCGTGCCCTCCGCCCCGCGAACACCGGGGGCACGGGAGGCGCCGGGGGATACGTCCTCACCGTGGAGCGGCTGGACCTCTCCGGCCGGGTCACCGCCGTGGACGAGATCACCACCGGCCGGCTCTTCCTCGGCGCGGGCAGCCTCGGCACCACCGAACTCCTGCTGCGGGCCCGGGAGACCGGGGCGCTGCCCGACCTCGACCCCGAGGTCGGCCGCGGCTGGGGCCACAACGGCAATGTGATGACGGCCCGCGCCAACCACCTCTGGGACACCGTCGGCGCGCAGCAGTCCACCATGCCGGTGCTGGGCATCGACGACTGGAACAACCCCACCCACCCCGTCTTCGCGGAGATAGCCCCGCTGCCGATGGGCCTCGAACACTGGATCAGCCTCTATCTGGCCATCACCAAGAACCCGGAGCGCGGCCACTTCACCTACGACGCCGCCACCGACTCCGCCCGGCTGCGCTGGACCCGGGACCAGAACGAACCGTCCGTCGCCGCCGCCCGCTCCCTCTTCGACCGGATCAACCGGGCCAACGGGACGATCCACCGCTACGACCTCTTCGGCGGCAACCGGAAGTTCGCCGACGACTTCACGTACCACCCGCTCGGCGGCTGTGTGCTGGGCCGGGCCACCGACGGCTACGGCCGGGCCAAGGGGCACCCGGGGCTGTATGTCGTCGACGGCTCCCTCGTGCCCGGCTCGATCGGGGTCAACCCCTTCGTCACCATCACCGCGCTCGCCGAGCGCAATATGGAACGGATCGTCCAGGAGGACATCCTCGGGTGA
- a CDS encoding rhomboid family intramembrane serine protease: MIDWRDVARGAVRGAVSGPAVTSATIAVCCALFVVSPVSGLNPPHGGRDAAAVRAAQSAYFERWGVIPAELMSGDPGALLTPFTALFLHGNWLHLLGNMLFLYVFGAMAEERLGRVEFVLFYAVTGYLALAAYAAANAGSQQTLVGASGAISGVLGAFLFLFPRARVTSLFPFLFFLPLRFPAWIVLIFWFVLQGMAASGTASGGAGVAYLAHLVGFALGFLYAWGRYGRGARVKVHTAATEGESKP, from the coding sequence ATGATCGACTGGCGGGACGTGGCCCGGGGGGCGGTCCGCGGTGCCGTGTCGGGCCCGGCCGTGACCTCCGCGACGATCGCCGTCTGCTGCGCGCTCTTCGTGGTCAGCCCGGTGTCGGGGCTGAATCCGCCGCACGGCGGCCGGGACGCGGCGGCGGTGCGGGCGGCGCAGAGCGCGTACTTCGAACGGTGGGGGGTGATCCCGGCCGAACTGATGAGCGGCGATCCCGGCGCGCTGCTGACCCCGTTCACCGCTCTGTTCCTCCATGGGAACTGGCTGCATCTGCTCGGGAACATGCTCTTTCTCTACGTCTTCGGCGCGATGGCCGAGGAGCGTCTGGGCCGCGTGGAGTTCGTCCTCTTCTACGCGGTCACGGGCTATCTGGCGCTGGCGGCGTACGCCGCGGCCAACGCGGGGTCGCAGCAGACTCTGGTGGGGGCGTCGGGGGCGATCTCCGGGGTGCTGGGGGCCTTTCTCTTTCTCTTCCCCAGGGCCAGGGTCACCAGTCTCTTTCCCTTCCTCTTCTTCCTGCCGCTCCGCTTCCCCGCGTGGATCGTGCTGATCTTCTGGTTCGTCCTCCAGGGAATGGCGGCTTCCGGCACGGCGAGCGGTGGCGCGGGAGTGGCCTATCTGGCCCATCTCGTCGGCTTCGCCCTGGGGTTTCTCTATGCCTGGGGACGGTACGGACGGGGGGCTAGAGTGAAGGTCCACACAGCGGCCACCGAGGGAGAAAGCAAGCCGTGA
- a CDS encoding NYN domain-containing protein → MEQADSGVEPAGGAGDAAEALDRPLPDGVRRRVVALVADAFGGLTVPELPAQLRQYARFTPSRRARFAGNAMAAALESDPVFRQRIGERLSRTQPELCSALVAGAPPAAADPLDVAATAYVLRPPGWVKLVEAAGEEAERADAERADEAGRRELERLREELAEARDHARGETERLRGELDTVRKEAEALRRRMRGAQSDLKRGEAALRRALAEVDTVRAEGAAQLSAAESENRRLKARLGEAEAAVEAGRRAAREGRSVEDMRLRLLLDTVLESAQGLRRELALPPASIHPADTVDAVAPGRMSPKDIAARALSETDPALLDQLLALPQTHLVVDGYNVTKTGYPTMPLEKQRLRLLGGLSVLAAQSGAEITCVFDGAELAAPVLLAPPRGVRVLFSKPGVTADELIRQLVRAEPPGRPVVVVSTDREVADGVARAGARPVASVMLLKRLSRV, encoded by the coding sequence GTGGAGCAGGCCGACAGCGGCGTGGAGCCGGCCGGAGGGGCCGGGGACGCCGCGGAGGCGCTCGACCGGCCGTTGCCGGACGGCGTACGGCGCAGGGTCGTCGCGCTGGTCGCGGACGCCTTCGGCGGGCTCACCGTCCCGGAGCTGCCCGCCCAGCTCCGGCAGTACGCCCGTTTCACCCCCTCCCGGCGCGCCCGGTTCGCGGGCAACGCCATGGCCGCCGCGCTGGAGAGCGACCCCGTCTTCCGGCAGCGCATCGGCGAGCGGCTGTCCCGGACCCAGCCCGAGCTGTGCTCCGCGCTGGTCGCCGGGGCGCCGCCCGCCGCCGCCGACCCCCTCGACGTCGCCGCCACCGCCTATGTGCTCCGCCCGCCGGGCTGGGTGAAGCTGGTGGAGGCCGCGGGCGAGGAGGCCGAGCGCGCCGACGCCGAGCGCGCCGACGAGGCCGGGCGGCGCGAGCTGGAGCGGCTGCGCGAGGAGCTGGCCGAGGCCCGTGACCACGCCCGGGGCGAGACCGAGCGGCTCCGCGGCGAGCTGGACACCGTCCGCAAGGAGGCCGAGGCGCTGCGCCGCAGGATGCGCGGCGCCCAGAGCGACCTCAAGCGCGGCGAGGCGGCCCTGCGCCGGGCCCTGGCCGAGGTCGACACCGTCCGGGCCGAGGGCGCGGCCCAGCTCTCCGCGGCGGAGAGCGAGAACCGCCGGCTCAAGGCCCGCCTCGGCGAGGCGGAGGCCGCCGTGGAGGCCGGGCGCAGGGCCGCCCGCGAGGGGCGCTCCGTCGAGGACATGCGGCTGCGGCTGCTGCTCGACACCGTGCTGGAGTCCGCCCAGGGCCTCCGCCGCGAACTGGCGCTGCCACCGGCCTCCATACATCCGGCCGACACCGTCGACGCGGTCGCGCCGGGCCGGATGTCCCCCAAGGACATCGCCGCCCGCGCGCTCTCGGAGACCGACCCGGCCCTCCTCGACCAGCTTCTCGCGCTGCCGCAGACCCATCTCGTGGTGGACGGCTACAACGTCACCAAGACCGGCTACCCCACCATGCCGCTGGAGAAGCAGCGACTGCGTCTCCTCGGCGGGCTCTCGGTGCTGGCCGCGCAGAGCGGGGCGGAGATCACCTGTGTCTTCGACGGGGCGGAGCTGGCGGCCCCGGTGCTGCTCGCCCCGCCGCGCGGGGTGCGGGTGCTCTTCTCGAAGCCGGGCGTCACCGCCGACGAGCTGATCCGCCAGCTCGTCCGGGCGGAGCCTCCCGGGCGGCCCGTGGTCGTGGTGTCGACCGACCGCGAGGTGGCCGACGGGGTGGCCAGGGCCGGGGCCCGGCCGGTCGCCTCGGTGATGCTGCTGAAACGGCTCTCCAGGGTCTGA